DNA from Borrelia hispanica CRI:
AGTTTGATAGTGATAATAAAATAACCATTTGTAAAACTACTCTTAATAGTGTCTTAGATCGAGTACTTGAAACCAATGCCAAAGCACGTGAGCTTAAAAGTCAATTTAGTATAGCCAAAAGTCAACTTGGGCTTAAGTTTATGAAGGCATTTAATAATTATTTAGAATTAGAACTTGAGGATTGTATAAAAGAAATAAATCTATTGGAGAGAGAGATTAAAGTGATTCAAAATAAAGGAAATAGTAGAGAACTTCAAGATAAGAAGATTAAGCT
Protein-coding regions in this window:
- a CDS encoding DUF603 domain-containing protein gives rise to the protein MNKVKRAYEDYAMYFEEGRLNDAEIAKELCVSRANVCKMRQKWEISQDNPKEFDSDNKITICKTTLNSVLDRVLETNAKARELKSQFSIAKSQLGLKFMKAFNNYLELELEDCIKEINLLEREIKVIQNKGNSRELQDKKIKLKDLKREKEDKTMKLCYETMKKLKIADLDEGRFKFGG